In one window of Nesterenkonia sandarakina DNA:
- the uvrA gene encoding excinuclease ABC subunit UvrA, protein MGRAEADRIVVQGAREHNLKDVTVELPRNSFIVFTGLSGSGKSSLAFDTIFAEGQRRYVESLSAYARQFLGRVDKPDIDFIEGLSPAVSIDQKSTSKNPRSTVGTVTEIHDYLRLLWARIGVPHCPTCGEKIERQTPQQIVDQVLAFPEQTRFQVLAPVVRGRKGEFKDLFRDLASEGFSRAIVDGEIIQLSEPPALEKTYKHHIEVVIDRLVIREGMRQRLTDSVETALKLAGGRLVIDLVDLDEDGQAINDRVPEGLTGPKQRPFSENLACPNEHPLQLDEIEPRSFSFNNPFGACEVCSGIGSSLEVDTDLVIPDDTLSLEGGAIAPWALGKASKDYWLRLITALAKELDFSVRTPWKELPKKAQKALLHGRNHKVVVQYRNRFGRERTYSTGFEGVLSYISRKHLEVESDNARDRYEQYMRQIPCPACNGQRLNPAALAVTVQGASIAEIARLPLDECAEFFAGITLSARDATIADQVLKEILARLNFLLDVGLSYLNLERAAGTLSGGEAQRIRLATQIGSGLVGVLYVLDEPSIGLHQRDNARLIQTLTRLRDLGNTLIVVEHDEDTIAEADWIVDIGPGAGERGGEIVHSGSVQGLRDNQHSITGDYLAGRRSIPVPAQRRKVDKSRMLKVVEAQENNLDKVSVEIPLGIFLSVTGVSGSGKSTLINEILYKSLANKLNGAKQVPGRHRRIEGIDDHLDKVIHVDQSPIGRTPRSNPATYTGVFDHVRKLFAQAPESKTRGYQPGRFSFNIKGGRCESCSGDGTLKIEMNFLPDVYVPCEVCHGARYNRETLEVKYKNKNIAEVLDMPIEEAAEFFAAFAPIARHLNTLVEVGLGYVRLGQSATTLSGGEAQRVKLASELQRRSNGRSVYVLDEPTTGLHFEDIRKLLQVLQGLVEKGNSVITIEHNLDVIKSSDWVIDLGPEGGSGGGLVVAQGTPEKVAATAEKTGSHTGAFLAALLK, encoded by the coding sequence ATCGGCCGCGCCGAGGCGGACCGGATCGTGGTCCAAGGCGCACGGGAGCACAACCTCAAGGACGTCACCGTGGAGCTGCCGCGGAACTCCTTCATCGTGTTCACCGGGCTCTCCGGCTCAGGGAAGTCCTCGCTCGCCTTCGACACCATCTTCGCCGAGGGCCAGCGCCGCTACGTGGAATCCCTCTCCGCCTACGCCCGGCAGTTCCTGGGCCGGGTGGACAAGCCGGACATCGACTTCATCGAGGGGCTCTCCCCGGCGGTGTCCATCGATCAGAAGTCCACCTCCAAGAACCCGCGCTCCACCGTGGGCACGGTCACCGAGATCCACGACTACCTGCGTCTGCTCTGGGCCCGGATCGGGGTCCCGCACTGTCCCACCTGTGGCGAGAAGATCGAACGGCAGACCCCGCAGCAGATCGTGGACCAGGTCCTGGCCTTCCCGGAACAGACCCGCTTCCAGGTGCTGGCCCCGGTGGTCCGCGGCCGCAAGGGTGAGTTCAAGGACCTCTTCCGCGACCTCGCCTCCGAGGGCTTCTCCCGCGCCATCGTGGACGGGGAGATCATCCAGCTCAGCGAACCACCCGCCCTGGAGAAGACCTATAAGCACCACATCGAAGTGGTCATCGACCGGCTGGTGATCCGCGAGGGCATGCGCCAGCGGCTCACCGACTCGGTGGAGACCGCGCTGAAGCTCGCCGGCGGGCGCCTGGTCATCGACCTGGTGGACCTCGACGAGGACGGTCAGGCGATCAACGATCGGGTCCCCGAGGGCCTCACCGGCCCCAAGCAGCGGCCCTTCTCGGAGAACCTGGCCTGCCCCAACGAGCACCCGCTGCAGCTCGATGAGATCGAGCCGCGGTCCTTCTCCTTCAACAACCCCTTCGGCGCCTGCGAGGTCTGCTCCGGCATCGGCTCCAGCCTCGAGGTGGACACCGACCTGGTGATCCCCGATGACACGCTCTCCCTGGAAGGCGGCGCCATCGCCCCTTGGGCGCTGGGCAAGGCGTCCAAGGACTACTGGCTGCGCCTGATCACCGCCCTGGCCAAGGAGCTGGACTTCTCGGTGCGCACCCCCTGGAAGGAGCTGCCGAAGAAGGCGCAGAAGGCGCTGCTGCACGGGCGCAACCACAAGGTCGTGGTGCAGTACCGCAACCGCTTCGGCCGGGAGCGCACCTACTCCACCGGCTTTGAAGGCGTGCTCTCCTACATCTCCCGGAAGCACCTGGAGGTGGAGTCCGACAACGCCCGGGACCGCTACGAGCAGTACATGCGCCAGATCCCCTGCCCGGCATGCAACGGCCAGCGGCTGAACCCGGCCGCGCTCGCGGTCACCGTGCAGGGCGCCTCCATCGCGGAGATCGCCCGGCTGCCGCTGGACGAGTGCGCCGAGTTCTTCGCCGGGATCACGCTCTCCGCCCGCGACGCCACCATCGCCGATCAGGTGCTCAAGGAGATCCTGGCCCGGCTGAACTTCCTGCTCGACGTCGGCCTGAGCTACCTGAACCTGGAGCGCGCCGCCGGCACGCTCTCCGGCGGCGAGGCCCAGCGCATCCGGCTCGCCACCCAGATCGGCTCCGGCCTGGTCGGGGTGCTCTACGTCCTGGACGAGCCCTCCATCGGGCTGCACCAGCGGGACAACGCCCGGCTGATCCAGACCCTCACCCGGCTGCGTGACCTCGGGAACACGCTGATCGTGGTGGAACACGATGAGGACACCATCGCCGAGGCGGACTGGATCGTGGACATCGGACCCGGCGCGGGGGAGCGCGGCGGAGAGATCGTGCACTCCGGCTCCGTGCAGGGACTGCGCGATAACCAGCACTCCATTACCGGGGACTACCTCGCCGGCCGGCGCAGCATCCCGGTGCCCGCCCAGCGCCGCAAGGTGGACAAGTCCCGGATGCTCAAGGTGGTCGAGGCCCAGGAGAACAACCTGGACAAGGTCTCCGTGGAGATCCCGCTGGGGATCTTCCTCTCGGTCACCGGGGTCTCCGGCTCGGGCAAGTCCACGCTGATCAACGAGATCCTGTACAAGTCCCTGGCGAATAAGCTCAACGGCGCCAAGCAGGTCCCCGGCCGGCACCGCCGGATCGAAGGAATCGACGATCACCTGGACAAGGTGATCCACGTGGACCAGTCACCGATCGGGCGCACCCCGCGCTCCAACCCGGCCACCTACACCGGGGTCTTCGACCACGTCCGCAAGCTCTTCGCCCAGGCCCCGGAGTCCAAGACCCGCGGCTACCAGCCGGGCCGGTTCTCCTTCAACATCAAGGGCGGCCGCTGCGAGTCCTGCTCCGGTGACGGCACCCTGAAGATCGAGATGAACTTCCTGCCGGACGTCTACGTGCCCTGCGAGGTCTGCCACGGCGCCCGGTACAACCGGGAGACCCTCGAGGTGAAGTACAAGAACAAGAACATCGCCGAGGTCCTCGACATGCCGATCGAGGAGGCCGCGGAGTTCTTCGCCGCCTTCGCCCCGATCGCCCGGCACCTGAACACCCTGGTCGAGGTGGGCCTGGGCTACGTGCGCCTGGGCCAGTCCGCCACCACGCTCTCCGGCGGTGAGGCCCAGCGCGTGAAGCTGGCCTCCGAGCTGCAGCGCCGCTCCAACGGGCGCAGCGTCTACGTCCTGGACGAGCCCACCACCGGGCTGCACTTCGAGGACATCCGCAAGCTGCTCCAGGTGCTGCAGGGACTGGTGGAGAAGGGCAACAGCGTGATCACCATCGAGCACAACCTCGACGTGATCAAGTCCTCGGACTGGGTGATCGACCTGGGCCCCGAAGGGGGCAGCGGCGGCGGGCTCGTCGTCGCCCAGGGCACCCCGGAGAAGGTGGCCGCCACGGCAGAGAAGACCGGCTCCCATACCGGCGCTTTCCTTGCCGCACTGCTAAAGTGA
- a CDS encoding lysophospholipid acyltransferase family protein, whose amino-acid sequence MSTTPEAQESERVATNDAVRKAFEIAVKLSCRPVLTGLENTPAEGGFIVASNHLSFLDSVLIQALFPRTVSFFAKAEYFNQTGVKGRAMKLFFESVGSVPVERQRQSASVEALFHLGAIAEAGHGVGIYPEGTRSRDGRLYRGKNGVGWLAVATGLPVVPVGLRGTEALQKPDSRMIRPTKFDMHVGEPLQFPKQGKKHPLPARRAATEQIMDAIAGLSGQERVARYNAPPAEADG is encoded by the coding sequence GTGAGCACCACCCCCGAGGCGCAGGAGTCGGAGCGCGTCGCCACCAACGACGCCGTCCGCAAGGCCTTCGAGATCGCCGTGAAGCTCTCCTGCCGCCCGGTGCTCACCGGTCTGGAGAACACCCCGGCCGAGGGCGGGTTCATCGTGGCCTCGAACCACCTCTCCTTCCTGGACTCGGTGCTGATCCAGGCGCTGTTCCCGCGCACCGTGAGTTTCTTCGCCAAGGCCGAATACTTCAACCAGACCGGCGTCAAAGGCCGCGCCATGAAGCTGTTCTTCGAATCCGTGGGCTCGGTCCCGGTGGAGCGGCAGCGCCAGTCCGCCTCCGTGGAGGCGCTGTTCCACCTGGGGGCGATCGCCGAAGCCGGCCACGGCGTCGGGATCTACCCGGAGGGCACTCGCAGCCGCGACGGCCGGCTCTACCGCGGCAAGAACGGGGTCGGCTGGCTCGCCGTCGCCACCGGGCTGCCGGTGGTCCCGGTGGGGCTGCGCGGCACCGAGGCGCTGCAGAAGCCGGACTCCCGGATGATCCGGCCCACCAAGTTCGACATGCACGTGGGGGAGCCGCTGCAGTTCCCGAAACAGGGCAAGAAGCACCCGCTGCCGGCGCGCCGAGCCGCCACCGAGCAGATCATGGACGCGATCGCCGGGCTCAGCGGTCAGGAACGGGTGGCCCGCTACAACGCGCCGCCCGCCGAGGCCGATGGCTGA
- the uvrC gene encoding excinuclease ABC subunit UvrC, translated as MAEPSSYRPRTGEIPTNPGVYRFIDPHGRVVYVGKAKNLRARLNSYFARVATLHPKTYAMVHAASSVEWTVVGSELEAIQLEYTWIKQHSPRFNIMYRDDKSYPYLAVTMNEKYPRVQVMRGDKKPGVKYFGPFYPAKAIRETVDTMLRVFPVRSCSAGVFKRAKASGRPCLLGYIGKCAAPCVGEISEADHRKLAEEFCEVMAGRPGPHVKRIENQMKAAVAELRYEDAGRHRDDLEAIRRVFERNAVVLSEDTEADVFAFAEDELEAAAQVFHVRQGRIRGQRGWVVEKVEDTDAGAMVEQLLMQVYGSMADTERIPPEVLVPALPENAEEMTAWLRQLRSDSGAGRAQISLRVPQRGDKAALLGTVQENASQALALHKARRNSDITTRSAALRDLQEALGAAEPLLRIECFDISHTSGTNVVASMVVLEDGLAKKRDYRRFSVKGEAARDDTSAMYDVISRRFARHLKDQAESEAAVPEVAEGAEVAEPAAEDQTKTKDSTVVEREAERFAYPPSLVVVDGGQPQVNVARQALDDLGITDLPVVGLAKRLEEVWLPGDDFPLVLPRSSEALYMLQRIRDEAHRFAIAYHRSKRSKQMTASALDEVPGLGPSRRAAVVAHFGSVANLKKASLEEIIEVPGLGKDTAQKILDHLHAEATGTGEASGEAEVAADAEAGGAEAAASSDSA; from the coding sequence ATGGCTGAGCCCTCCTCCTACCGTCCTCGCACCGGAGAGATCCCCACCAACCCCGGGGTCTACCGCTTCATCGACCCGCACGGCCGGGTGGTCTACGTGGGCAAGGCCAAGAACCTGCGCGCCCGGCTGAACTCCTACTTCGCCCGGGTCGCCACGTTGCACCCGAAGACCTACGCCATGGTCCACGCCGCCTCCAGCGTGGAATGGACCGTGGTCGGCTCCGAGCTCGAAGCCATCCAGCTGGAGTACACCTGGATCAAGCAGCACTCGCCGCGGTTCAACATCATGTACCGGGACGACAAGTCCTACCCCTACCTCGCGGTCACCATGAACGAGAAGTACCCGCGGGTGCAGGTGATGCGCGGGGACAAGAAGCCCGGGGTGAAGTACTTCGGGCCGTTCTACCCGGCCAAGGCCATCCGGGAGACCGTGGACACCATGCTCCGGGTCTTCCCGGTGCGCAGCTGCTCCGCCGGGGTCTTCAAGCGCGCCAAGGCCTCCGGGCGGCCCTGCCTGCTGGGCTACATCGGCAAATGCGCCGCGCCCTGCGTGGGGGAGATCAGCGAGGCCGATCACCGCAAGCTCGCCGAGGAGTTTTGCGAGGTGATGGCCGGGCGCCCCGGCCCGCACGTGAAGCGGATCGAGAACCAGATGAAGGCCGCCGTGGCGGAGCTGCGCTACGAGGACGCCGGCCGGCACCGCGATGACCTCGAGGCGATCCGCCGGGTCTTCGAACGCAACGCCGTGGTGCTCTCCGAGGACACCGAGGCCGATGTCTTCGCCTTCGCCGAGGACGAGCTCGAAGCCGCCGCCCAGGTCTTCCACGTCCGGCAGGGCCGGATCCGCGGGCAGCGCGGCTGGGTGGTGGAGAAGGTGGAGGACACCGACGCCGGCGCCATGGTGGAGCAGCTGCTGATGCAGGTCTACGGCTCCATGGCCGACACCGAACGGATCCCGCCCGAGGTGCTGGTCCCCGCTCTGCCGGAGAACGCCGAAGAGATGACCGCCTGGCTGCGCCAGCTGCGCAGCGACTCCGGCGCCGGCCGGGCACAGATCAGCCTGCGCGTGCCGCAGCGCGGAGACAAGGCCGCCCTGCTGGGCACCGTGCAGGAGAACGCCTCCCAGGCGCTGGCGCTGCACAAGGCCCGCCGCAACTCCGACATCACCACCCGCTCCGCCGCGCTGCGCGACCTCCAGGAGGCGCTCGGCGCCGCCGAGCCGCTGCTGCGCATCGAATGCTTCGACATCTCGCACACCTCCGGGACCAACGTGGTCGCCTCCATGGTGGTGCTGGAGGACGGGCTCGCCAAGAAGCGCGACTACCGGCGGTTCTCGGTCAAGGGTGAGGCCGCACGGGATGACACCTCGGCGATGTATGACGTGATCAGCCGCCGGTTTGCTCGGCACCTGAAGGACCAGGCTGAATCCGAGGCCGCGGTGCCGGAGGTGGCTGAAGGGGCTGAGGTGGCTGAACCCGCAGCAGAGGATCAGACCAAGACCAAGGACTCCACGGTGGTGGAACGGGAGGCGGAGCGCTTCGCCTACCCGCCCAGCCTGGTGGTGGTCGACGGCGGCCAGCCGCAGGTCAACGTGGCCCGGCAGGCCCTGGATGACCTCGGGATCACCGACCTGCCTGTGGTCGGGCTGGCCAAGCGGCTCGAGGAGGTCTGGCTGCCTGGGGACGACTTCCCGCTGGTGCTCCCACGCTCCTCGGAGGCGCTCTACATGCTGCAGCGGATCCGCGATGAGGCACACCGGTTCGCGATCGCCTACCACCGCTCCAAGCGGTCCAAGCAGATGACCGCCTCCGCGCTGGATGAGGTCCCGGGCCTGGGGCCGAGTCGTCGCGCGGCCGTCGTCGCGCACTTCGGCTCCGTGGCGAACCTGAAGAAGGCCAGCCTGGAGGAGATCATCGAGGTCCCCGGCCTGGGCAAGGACACCGCGCAGAAGATCCTGGACCACCTCCACGCCGAGGCGACGGGGACGGGTGAGGCTTCGGGGGAAGCTGAGGTCGCGGCGGATGCTGAGGCCGGGGGAGCCGAGGCGGCGGCGTCGTCGGACTCGGCCTGA
- the rapZ gene encoding RNase adapter RapZ, whose translation MDSGLTPVKPPENELLIVTGMSGAGRTTAAHALEDLGWYVVEGLPPELITTMIDLISRHPGSMEKLAVVIDVRTRALFSNMLGALNQLKATGVTYRMLFLDSSDELLVRRFEQGRRPHPLQGSGRILDGITAERELLKDVKAAAEIVLDTTDLNVHGLAREIIEIFNDDGPVQLRLNVMSFGFKYGVPADANFIADMRFIPNPHWVPELRPYTGLDSQVSEYVLGNEGTGDFLENYVESLRPVIEGYRRENKHYANIAVGCTGGKHRSVAVSEELARRLDQLPNVTVNTIHRDLGRE comes from the coding sequence ATGGATAGTGGTCTGACCCCGGTGAAGCCGCCCGAGAACGAACTTCTGATCGTCACCGGCATGTCCGGTGCCGGCCGCACCACGGCAGCCCACGCCCTGGAAGACCTGGGCTGGTACGTGGTCGAGGGGCTCCCGCCGGAGCTGATCACCACCATGATCGACCTGATCTCCCGGCACCCCGGGTCCATGGAGAAGCTCGCCGTGGTGATCGATGTCCGCACCCGGGCGCTGTTCTCCAATATGCTCGGCGCGCTGAACCAGCTCAAGGCCACCGGGGTGACCTACCGGATGCTGTTCCTGGACTCCTCCGATGAGCTGCTGGTCCGCCGGTTCGAACAGGGCCGCCGCCCGCACCCGCTGCAGGGCTCCGGCCGGATCCTGGACGGGATCACCGCCGAGCGCGAGCTGCTCAAGGACGTCAAGGCCGCCGCGGAGATCGTGCTGGACACCACCGACCTCAACGTCCACGGGCTGGCCCGGGAGATCATCGAGATCTTCAACGACGACGGACCCGTGCAGCTGCGGCTGAACGTCATGAGCTTCGGCTTCAAATACGGGGTCCCCGCCGACGCGAACTTCATCGCCGACATGCGCTTCATCCCCAACCCGCACTGGGTGCCCGAGCTGCGCCCCTACACCGGCCTAGACTCCCAGGTCAGCGAGTACGTGCTGGGCAACGAGGGCACCGGAGACTTCCTGGAGAACTATGTGGAGTCCCTGCGGCCCGTCATCGAGGGCTACCGGCGGGAGAACAAGCACTACGCCAACATCGCGGTGGGCTGCACCGGCGGTAAGCACCGCTCCGTCGCGGTCTCCGAGGAGCTTGCCCGCCGCCTGGATCAGCTGCCCAACGTCACGGTGAACACCATCCACCGTGATCTGGGACGTGAGTGA
- a CDS encoding gluconeogenesis factor YvcK family protein, translating to MSQISLPQPPGASRGSFRVSALGGGHGLSATLSALRVIAAEHLTAIVTVADDGGSSGRLREDMDVLPPGDLRMALAALCDDTEWGRTWAQVMQHRFRSREGVTGSLDDHAMGNLLIVALWELIGDSVEGLRWAGTLLGARGQVLPMSRQPLTMSGTVEPMADHAGSEAELPAATAGRLSSQVALAHAGSLGRLRDVQLHPAEAPACAEALTAIELSDWVVLGPGSWYTSVLPHLLLPELRDALYETEARRCIVMNLTPHTDETAGMSPAEHLRVLHHYAPGMHVHRIIADPLSVPAQEREEFAEAAAVIGAEVRYHDVAKAGQPEVHDPLRLAIAFSEVFND from the coding sequence ATGAGTCAGATCTCGTTGCCGCAGCCGCCGGGTGCCTCCCGCGGGTCCTTTAGGGTCTCCGCACTGGGTGGGGGCCACGGGCTCTCCGCCACGCTCTCGGCGCTGCGGGTCATCGCCGCAGAACACCTCACCGCGATCGTCACCGTGGCCGACGACGGCGGATCCTCCGGCCGGCTCCGCGAAGACATGGACGTGCTGCCCCCGGGCGATCTGAGGATGGCCCTTGCCGCGCTGTGCGATGACACCGAGTGGGGCCGCACCTGGGCCCAGGTGATGCAGCACCGGTTCCGCTCCCGTGAGGGCGTCACCGGCAGCCTGGATGACCACGCGATGGGCAACCTGCTCATCGTCGCGCTCTGGGAGCTGATCGGGGACTCCGTGGAGGGGCTGCGCTGGGCCGGGACACTGCTGGGCGCCCGCGGCCAAGTGCTCCCGATGTCCCGGCAGCCGCTGACCATGTCCGGGACCGTGGAACCCATGGCGGACCACGCCGGGTCCGAGGCCGAGCTCCCTGCTGCGACCGCCGGCAGGCTCTCCTCCCAGGTGGCCCTGGCCCACGCCGGCAGCCTGGGCCGGCTGCGCGATGTCCAGCTGCACCCCGCCGAGGCGCCCGCCTGCGCGGAGGCGCTGACCGCGATCGAGCTCAGCGACTGGGTGGTCCTGGGACCCGGCTCCTGGTACACCTCGGTGCTGCCGCACCTGCTGCTGCCCGAGCTGCGGGACGCTCTCTATGAGACCGAGGCCCGCCGGTGTATCGTGATGAACCTCACACCCCATACCGACGAGACCGCCGGGATGAGCCCGGCGGAACATCTGCGAGTTCTTCATCACTACGCCCCCGGCATGCACGTGCATCGGATCATCGCCGACCCGCTGTCCGTGCCGGCTCAGGAACGTGAGGAGTTCGCCGAGGCCGCCGCGGTGATCGGCGCTGAGGTGCGGTATCACGACGTCGCCAAGGCTGGTCAGCCCGAGGTCCACGATCCGCTCCGGCTGGCCATCGCGTTCAGCGAGGTCTTCAACGACTGA
- the whiA gene encoding DNA-binding protein WhiA produces MALTESVKEELSRHQVKTTSERKAEVSAMLRFAGGLHIISGRIVIEAELDHAATARRLKTTVTEVYGQNPEVIVVSGNGLKRGSRYVVRVVRDGEALARQTGLLDARGRPVRGLPSVVVNGSMADAVSAWRGAFLAHGSLTEPGRSSALEVTCPGPEAALALVGSARRLGIPAKAREVRSVDRVVIRDGDSIAKLLTLMGAHQTLLVWEERRMRKEVRATANRLANFDDANLRRSAQAAVAAGARVHRALEILAEDAPEHLKYAGELRLAHKQASLDELGRLADPPMTKDAIAGRIRRLLAMADKKASELKIPGTESSVTPDMLEG; encoded by the coding sequence ATGGCGCTGACCGAATCGGTCAAAGAAGAGCTCTCCCGCCACCAGGTGAAGACCACATCGGAGCGCAAGGCCGAAGTCTCGGCCATGCTCCGCTTCGCCGGGGGACTGCACATCATCTCTGGCCGGATCGTGATCGAGGCCGAGCTGGACCACGCCGCCACCGCCCGACGGCTGAAGACCACCGTCACCGAGGTCTACGGGCAGAACCCCGAGGTCATCGTGGTCTCCGGCAACGGGCTCAAGCGCGGCTCCCGCTATGTGGTGCGCGTGGTCCGCGACGGCGAGGCGCTGGCCCGGCAGACCGGTCTGCTCGACGCCCGCGGCCGCCCGGTGCGCGGACTGCCCTCCGTGGTGGTCAACGGGTCCATGGCCGACGCCGTCTCCGCCTGGCGCGGCGCGTTCCTGGCCCACGGTTCGCTCACCGAACCCGGTCGGTCCTCCGCCCTGGAGGTTACCTGTCCCGGCCCCGAGGCCGCACTGGCCCTGGTCGGCTCCGCCCGCCGACTCGGGATCCCCGCGAAGGCCCGGGAGGTGCGCAGCGTGGACCGAGTGGTGATCCGAGACGGCGACTCCATCGCCAAGCTGCTCACCCTGATGGGGGCGCATCAGACCCTGCTGGTCTGGGAGGAGCGCCGGATGCGCAAGGAGGTCCGCGCCACCGCGAACCGGCTGGCAAACTTCGACGACGCCAACCTGCGCCGCTCCGCCCAGGCCGCCGTGGCCGCGGGCGCCCGGGTGCACCGCGCCCTGGAGATCCTCGCCGAGGACGCCCCGGAGCACCTGAAGTACGCCGGGGAGCTGCGGCTCGCGCATAAGCAGGCCTCCCTCGACGAGCTGGGCCGGCTGGCGGACCCGCCGATGACCAAGGACGCCATTGCCGGGCGGATCCGGCGACTCCTGGCCATGGCGGATAAGAAGGCCTCGGAGCTGAAGATCCCCGGCACCGAGTCCAGCGTCACCCCGGACATGCTCGAAGGCTGA
- a CDS encoding superoxide dismutase, translated as MTDFTLPELDYDYSALEPHISARIMELHHSKHHQTYVTGANTALEKLAEAREKGDYATTPKLLKDLQFNLGGHTNHSIFWKNLSPEGQERPEGELAAAIDEFFGSFEAFQQQFTQAALTIQGSGWAILAYEPIGGNVVIEQFYDQQNGVPVGTIPLLMLDMWEHAFYLDYQNVKPDYVKAFWNIINWNDVSARLAAARSGASQLITP; from the coding sequence TTGACTGACTTCACACTTCCCGAACTGGACTACGACTACTCCGCGCTGGAGCCGCACATCTCGGCTCGCATCATGGAGCTGCACCACTCCAAGCACCACCAGACCTATGTCACCGGCGCCAACACCGCGCTGGAGAAGCTGGCCGAGGCCCGCGAGAAGGGCGACTACGCCACCACGCCGAAGCTGCTGAAGGATCTGCAGTTCAACCTTGGTGGGCACACCAACCATTCGATCTTCTGGAAGAACCTCTCCCCAGAGGGCCAGGAGCGCCCCGAGGGTGAGCTGGCAGCCGCCATCGACGAGTTCTTCGGCTCCTTCGAGGCCTTCCAGCAGCAGTTCACCCAGGCCGCACTGACCATCCAGGGCTCCGGCTGGGCGATCCTCGCCTACGAGCCCATCGGTGGCAACGTGGTCATCGAGCAGTTCTACGACCAGCAGAACGGCGTGCCCGTGGGCACCATCCCGCTGCTGATGCTGGACATGTGGGAGCACGCCTTCTACCTGGACTACCAGAACGTGAAGCCGGACTACGTGAAGGCGTTCTGGAACATCATCAACTGGAACGACGTCTCGGCCCGCCTGGCCGCCGCCCGCTCGGGCGCCTCGCAGCTGATCACGCCCTGA
- the gap gene encoding type I glyceraldehyde-3-phosphate dehydrogenase, producing the protein MATKIAINGFGRIGRNVLRVLENTGRTDLELVAINDLTEPAQLVNLTKYDSVMGRYPKDVSLDGDTLVAGDRRIKLFSDKDPANLPWGDLEVDVVLECTGFFTTKETAGKHLDAGAKKVIVSAPGKGVDATLVMGINEDTFDAQKHTVVSNASCTTNCLAPMVKVLNDEFGLVEGLMTTVHAYTGDQRLHDAPHSDARRARAAGVNMVPTSTGAAAAIGQVIPEVDGKLDGYALRVPVITGSGTDLTVAIEKEGVTAEQVNAAFKKAAEGPLKGILSYNEDPLVSSDIVGDPHSTIFDAPLTKVIGKTVKVFGWYDNEYGYSSRLVDMTAHVGR; encoded by the coding sequence ATGGCGACAAAAATCGCGATCAATGGTTTTGGACGTATCGGCCGCAACGTGCTGCGGGTGCTGGAGAACACCGGACGCACCGACCTCGAGCTCGTGGCGATCAACGACCTCACCGAGCCGGCGCAGCTGGTGAACCTGACCAAGTACGACTCCGTCATGGGCCGCTACCCCAAGGACGTCTCCCTGGACGGGGACACCCTGGTCGCCGGTGATCGCCGGATCAAGCTCTTCTCGGACAAGGACCCGGCGAACCTGCCCTGGGGCGACCTGGAGGTCGACGTCGTCCTGGAGTGCACCGGTTTCTTCACCACCAAGGAGACCGCTGGCAAGCACCTCGACGCCGGCGCCAAGAAGGTCATCGTCTCGGCCCCCGGCAAGGGCGTCGATGCGACCCTGGTCATGGGCATCAACGAGGACACCTTCGATGCGCAGAAGCACACCGTGGTCTCCAACGCCTCCTGCACCACCAACTGCCTGGCTCCGATGGTCAAGGTCCTCAACGACGAGTTCGGTCTCGTCGAGGGCCTGATGACCACCGTCCACGCCTACACCGGTGATCAGCGTCTGCACGACGCCCCGCACAGCGATGCCCGCCGTGCCCGCGCCGCCGGCGTGAACATGGTCCCGACCTCCACCGGTGCGGCCGCCGCCATCGGCCAGGTCATCCCCGAGGTGGACGGCAAGCTCGACGGCTACGCCCTCCGCGTCCCGGTCATCACCGGCTCGGGCACCGACCTCACCGTGGCCATCGAGAAGGAGGGCGTGACCGCCGAGCAGGTCAACGCTGCCTTCAAGAAGGCCGCCGAAGGCCCGCTCAAGGGCATCCTGTCCTACAACGAGGATCCGCTGGTCTCCTCCGACATCGTCGGTGACCCGCACTCCACGATCTTCGACGCACCGCTGACCAAGGTCATCGGCAAGACCGTGAAGGTCTTCGGCTGGTACGACAACGAGTACGGCTACTCCTCCCGCCTGGTGGACATGACCGCGCACGTCGGCCGCTGA